The genomic stretch ACTTGGTCGCCGGGTGGATGATCGGCCCGCCGACCGCCAGGTTGTAGGCGGTGGAGCCGGTGGGCGTGGAGACGATCAGGCCATCGGCCCGCGTGGTATTCATGAAATTGCCGCCGACGGTGATCTTCAGGTCGAAGATGCGGGAGATCGCGCTTTTCGTCACGACCACGTCGTTGAGCACGACGTAGGAAAAAACCTGCTGGCCTTCCCACACCTCCACCTTGAGCCGGATCCGTTCGACGATGCGCACGTGACCGGCCAGCACCAGTTCCAGGGTCGGGTAAAGCTCTTCCTTGCGCACCTCGGTCAGGAAACCCATGCTGCCCAGGTTGACGCCCAGCACCGGCACCTGCCGGCCGCGCAGCATCCGCGCCGCCGCAAGCAGCGTGCCGTCGCCGCCCAGCACGATCATCAATTCGCATTCGTCGAACACCTGTTCGAGCGGATATCCCTCGCCCAGGCCGTTCGACTTCGCGTCGGACTCGGGAATCAGCGGGGTCAGGTCGCGCGCTTCCAACCAGGCGATCAGTTCGCGGGCGATGGTCACCGCCTCCGGCTTGGAACGCTTGAGCATCATCCCGATTTTTTTCATCACCAGACCTCCCATCCTTTGGGAACCTTGAAATCCTTGTTTCCGGCGGCGTCCGCGCCCATCACGCCGGCCGCGTTGATCCGCACCGGTTCGACGGCGGGCACCGGACAATGCGCGCCCTCGACCGGATACGTCCCCGGATTGACGCTCGGATCCTCGAAATCGCGCCGGCTCCAATAATGGAAATAGCCGTTGGGCAAC from Myxococcales bacterium encodes the following:
- a CDS encoding NAD(+)/NADH kinase, producing MKKIGMMLKRSKPEAVTIARELIAWLEARDLTPLIPESDAKSNGLGEGYPLEQVFDECELMIVLGGDGTLLAAARMLRGRQVPVLGVNLGSMGFLTEVRKEELYPTLELVLAGHVRIVERIRLKVEVWEGQQVFSYVVLNDVVVTKSAISRIFDLKITVGGNFMNTTRADGLIVSTPTGSTAYNLAVGGPIIHPATKCLVIAPINPHMLTNRPVVVPGHMKIELELTDEAEVFVTCDGQEGRPMHQGDRVIVEVCPQPLLVVKSPKRSYFEVLRQKLHYGER